DNA sequence from the Alteribacter lacisalsi genome:
AGTGAGCGGGAAGAAAGGCGTGCTGCCGCCGGAACCAATGACGAACGACGCCGTGGCGGAGAGACTTGTCCGGGCAGCGCGGCGATCCATGGACATGGGGACGTTTCAAAAGCAGAACCTCGTCTATCTTGAGCTTAACGGCTGTTCGGGAAACATTATCAGCCTGTTAAACGGACGGAATCCCGATTTTGCCTACATGGTCAACAGCATGGTAAATCTGCGCTACAGCAACAGTCTCATGGCAGCGGAAGGAGCTCAGGCTACCGAAAAATTGTTTGAAGCATTGAACGAGCCATTCATTCTGGCTGTGGAAGGGGCTGTGTCGCTCCGGGATGAAGGTATGTATAACGTGATCGGTATGCATGAGCGGAAACCGCTTACCGGTCTCAAGGCGGCCAGGATGCTCGGGGAAAAAGCGGACACCATTCTCGCTGTCGGGGCATGTGCCACCCATGGTGGTGTGTCCGCAGCCAGGCCGAATCCTTCCGAGTCCGTCGGCCTGCAGAACGTGCTGCCGGAGAGGAAACTGATAAAACTG
Encoded proteins:
- a CDS encoding hydrogenase small subunit, translated to MSGKKGVLPPEPMTNDAVAERLVRAARRSMDMGTFQKQNLVYLELNGCSGNIISLLNGRNPDFAYMVNSMVNLRYSNSLMAAEGAQATEKLFEALNEPFILAVEGAVSLRDEGMYNVIGMHERKPLTGLKAARMLGEKADTILAVGACATHGGVSAARPNPSESVGLQNVLPERKLIKLPGCPVNPRWFLGTLAHILLYGEPDTDRLGRPLMFYSTLIHDRCPRRPFFDKGIFAEKLGDPTCLFKLGCRGPVTRTDCPTKEWNSGVNWPIGANTPCIGCAQFGFPDAMEPFISYDTTRVIEDD